In Zingiber officinale cultivar Zhangliang chromosome 6A, Zo_v1.1, whole genome shotgun sequence, a single genomic region encodes these proteins:
- the LOC121996532 gene encoding putative leucine-rich repeat receptor-like serine/threonine-protein kinase At2g24130, translated as MAAAIIVFLAVHFFSLLASADAGRSNFSVGLGAGDDDSASLLLFASAVTSDPTGALSGWGAPGSDVCDWTGVTCLPATRRVAQLVLTGRGLRGTISSAVSNLSSLVVLDLSENFFSGVIPPAIGYLSSLQQLSLSKNLLAGSIPVEFGLLRRLIYLDLDGNQLTGAAPKTLFCNCTSLQYIDLSNNSLAGEIPLADECRLPDLKFILLWSNNFVGPIPLALSNSSKLEWIDFESNRLSGVLPSAIFDKMPFLQYLYLSYNNLSSHDSNTNLAPFFASLINCSRLQELELAGNNLGGRIPLLLGDLSVNLVQLHLDDNAISGPIPPNISNLLNLTYLNLSHNYLNGSIPPDLSPLRKLERVYLSNNLLSGEIPQSLGGIPHLGLVDMSWNKLDGSIPESLSNLTQLRTLMLHKNQLSGEIPASLGACVNLEILDLSFNRLTGRIPAAVAALGSIKLYLNLSSNLLEGPLPPQLGEMNMILALDFSDNRFSGGILPQLGGCLALEYLNLSGNVMQGLLPSSVGALPYLQTLDISFNSFSGAVPETLQASTSLKQLNLSFNNFSGELPSKGLFASLTADSFLGNPNLCGSIPGMSSCSTQRAHRRRKALALPLSIAGTICTIFLMCSLIKRRRSKYSWRLSPLFPATGEEEGGGGGQRARRQRHHPRITHRQLVKATGGFSDANLVGQGRFGQVYKGTFDNETAIAVKVLVNSGGEISKSFKRECQVLRRTRHRNLIRVITACSEPEFKALVLPLMPNGSLERYLYQEQRSAAPPLDLRRMVSILSDVAEGVAYLHHHAPVKVVHCDLKPSNVLLDEDMTALVSDFGISRLVRGIGPSSKEEDDDESSACNNSITGLLQGSVGYIAPEYGLGGRPSPEGDVYSYGVVVLEMVAGKRPTDVMFHEGVTLHEWVRIHYPQDVDSVSAEAKWRALPPPTLAPHQSSLYYKKMKREVVAELIEVGLLCTQVSPATRPTMLDVARRFSLLKQDLARYDDDAAAGDVEESSSSTTNSSSF; from the exons ATGGCCGCCGCGATTATCGTCTTCCTCGCCGTCCATTTCTTCTCCCTTCTTGCCTCTGCTGACGCCGGCAGATCAAACTTCAGCGTCGGCCTCGGTGCCGGCGACGACGACAGCGCATCACTCCTCCTTTTCGCCTCCGCCGTCACCTCTGACCCCACCGGCGCCCTATCCGGATGGGGTGCCCCAGGATCCGACGTCTGCGACTGGACCGGCGTGACCTGCCTCCCTGCCACCCGACGGGTGGCGCAGCTCGTCCTCACCGGCCGCGGCCTCCGAGGCACCATTTCCTCGGCGGTCTCCAACTTATCTTCCCTCGTTGTCCTCGACCTCTCCGAGAACTTCTTCTCCGGCGTCATCCCGCCGGCTATCGGCTACCTCTCCAGCCTCCAACAACTGAGCTTGTCCAAGAACCTCCTCGCCGGGTCCATCCCCGTCGAGTTCGGCCTCCTCCGCCGCCTCATCTATCTCGACCTCGACGGCAACCAACTCACCGGCGCCGCTCCCAAGACTCTGTTCTGCAACTGCACCTCTCTGCAGTACATCGACCTCTCCAACAACTCCCTCGCCGGAGAAATCCCCCTCGCCGACGAGTGCCGCCTCCCAGATTTAAAATTCATCCTCCTATGGTCCAATAACTTCGTCGGCCCGATTCCGTTAGCCTTATCCAACTCCTCCAAGCTCGAGTGGATTGACTTCGAGTCGAACCGCCTCTCCGGAGTTCTGCCTTCGGCAATCTTCGACAAGATGCCGTTCCTCCAATACTTGTACCTCTCCTACAACAACCTCTCGAGCCACGACAGCAACACAAACCTCGCCCCATTCTTTGCTTCCTTGATCAACTGCTCTCGCTTGCAGGAGCTCGAGCTCGCCGGAAACAATCTCGGCGGCCGCATTCCGCTCCTCCTTGGCGATCTTTCTGTCAACCTCGTGCAGCTTCACCTCGACGACAATGCAATCTCCGGCCCGATCCCACCTAACATATCCAACCTCCTCAATCTGACTTACCTCAATCTTTCGCACAACTACTTGAACGGATCGATTCCGCCGGATTTATCGCCTTTGAGGAAGCTAGAGAGGGTCTACTTGTCCAACAACTTGCTCTCAGGCGAAATCCCGCAGTCGCTCGGCGGAATTCCACACTTGGGCCTCGTCGACATGTCGTGGAACAAGCTCGACGGTTCAATCCCCGAGTCCCTGTCCAATCTAACTCAGCTCAGAACGTTGATGCTACACAAAAACCAGCTCTCCGGCGAAATTCCGGCCAGCCTCGGTGCCTGCGTAAACTTAGAAATTCTCGACCTTTCTTTCAACCGGTTGACCGGGAGAATCCCGGCCGCCGTGGCGGCCCTAGGCAGCATAAAATTGTACCTCAACTTGTCGAGCAACCTCCTCGAGGGGCCGCTCCCTCCGCAGCTCGGCGAGATGAACATGATCCTAGCGTTGGATTTTTCAGACAACAGATTCTCCGGCGGGATACTTCCTCAGCTCGGAGGCTGCCTCGCGCTCGAGTACCTAAACCTCTCTGGGAACGTGATGCAGGGCCTGCTCCCGAGCTCGGTTGGAGCGCTACCGTATCTCCAAACGCTCGATATCTCATTCAACAGCTTCTCCGGAGCCGTGCCAGAGACGCTGCAAGCGTCTACCTCACTAAAGCAACTCAATCTCTCCTTCAACAACTTCTCCGGCGAATTACCATCAAAAGGTCTATTCGCCTCCCTGACCGCCGACTCCTTCCTCGGAAACCCAAACCTCTGCGGGTCGATTCCGGGAATGTCTTCATGCTCAACGCAGCGAGCACATCGCCGGCGCAAAGCCTTGGCGCTACCTCTTTCAATCGCCGGCACTATTTGCACCATCTTCTTGATGTGTTCGCTAATAAAACGCAGGAGGTCAAAGTACAGTTGGCGTCTAAGTCCTCTGTTCCCGGCGaccggagaagaagaaggaggaggaggagggcaaAGAGCGCGGCGACAGCGTCACCACCCGAGAATCACACACAGGCAGCTCGTTAAAGCCACCGGTGGCTTCTCCGACGCGAACCTCGTCGGACAAGGGCGATTCGGGCAGGTGTATAAAGGCACTTTCGACAACGAGACCGCCATCGCCGTCAAAGTGCTAGTGAACTCCGGCGGGGAGATCTCCAAAAGCTTCAAGCGGGAGTGCCAAGTGCTGAGGAGGACGCGGCATCGGAACTTGATCAGGGTCATCACGGCTTGCAGCGAGCCGGAGTTCAAGGCGTTGGTGCTGCCATTGATGCCCAATGGCAGCTTGGAGAGGTACCTGTATCAGGAACAGAGAAGCGCTGCTCCTCCATTGGATTTGAGGAGGATGGTGAGCATCTTGAGCGATGTGGCGGAGGGGGTCGCCTACTTGCACCACCATGCGCCGGTCAAAGTTGTGCACTGCGATCTCAAGCCCAGTAACGTCCTGTTGGACGAGGACATGACGGCGTTGGTATCGGACTTTGGGATTTCGAGGCTGGTGAGAGGAATTGGCCCGTCGTCGAAGGAGGAAGACGACGACGAATCATCTGCTTGTAACAATTCGATCACCGGATTGTTGCAGGGCTCCGTTGGATACATTGCACCAG AATACGGATTGGGAGGCCGACCATCGCCGGAAGGCGACGTGTACAGCTACGGGGTGGTGGTTCTGGAGATGGTCGCCGGAAAAAGGCCGACGGACGTAATGTTTCACGAGGGCGTGACGCTGCACGAGTGGGTGAGAATCCATTACCCGCAGGACGTGGACTCCGTCTCGGCGGAGGCGAAGTGGAGAGCGCTTCCTCCTCCGACGCTGGCACCTCATCAGAGCTCGCTTTACTATAAGAAGATGAAGAGGGAGGTGGTGGCGGAGCTGATCGAGGTCGGTTTGCTCTGCACGCAGGTGTCCCCAGCGACGAGGCCAACGATGCTCGACGTCGCCCGCCGGTTTTCTCTTCTGAAACAGGATCTCGCGCGATATGACGACGACGCCGCCGCCGGCGACGTCGAGGAGTCGTCCTCGTCCACGACGAATTCTTCATCTTTTTGA
- the LOC121996533 gene encoding myosin-binding protein 3-like — MAQREVVIMKEVLQQHILIRKLYMEIEEERDASATAASEALAMILRLQEEKAAEKLEACQYRRLAEEKLHHVQQSLIILEEAMEDKEIEISMLNHQIQVYKRNLLNNGINDLDIENIHSHGDDINNGISDLNIENLYQHGDIHDRDTVDTSLPPLKTSRLYSEFYSNENSPWESSRQTIWKTIGGNIDQISEKDKQVSNLLKESKPEPTTSNRPSSSGQDTSSGYSSCHSKLQTDAYPDVKRIPDFPALNNLQNQNESDRNAFHVACVHDIFEVPESDKYHTTNESSKYITEESTVETKPCIDKQDMASEGTVDGQMMEYNSMIMDSTDGTWKLRAEFENIKCQLQQIDCESLMQMEGYDRKNEQLNLLSEIYKQLSAIECHLKESKSKSSPYYNSHLVAVMEVNFFCYF; from the coding sequence ATGGCTCAAAGGGAGGTTGTAATTATGAAGGAAGTGCTTCAACAGCATATCCTCATAAGAAAACTTTACATGGAAATAGAGGAGGAAAGAGACGCTTCAGCAACTGCAGCAAGTGAAGCTTTAGCCATGATCCTCAGACTTCAAGAAGAAAAGGCAGCAGAGAAGTTGGAAGCATGTCAGTACAGAAGGCTAGCAGAGGAAAAACTTCACCATGTCCAACAATCTTTAATCATTCTTGAGGAAGCAATGGAAGACAAGGAAATTGAGATTTCAATGCTTAATCACCAAATTCAGGTATATAAGAGAAATTTACTAAATAATGGTATCAATGATCTTGACATTGAAAATATCCATTCACACGGAGATGATATAAATAATGGCATCAGCGATCTTAACATTGAAAACTTGTATCAACACGGAGATATTCATGACCGTGATACTGTGGACACCTCTTTGCCTCCATTAAAAACAAGTAGGTTGTATTCTGAGTTCTATAGCAATGAGAATAGTCCGTGGGAGTCTTCTAGGCAAACAATCTGGAAAACCATCGGTGGCAACATAGATCAGATTAGTGAGAAAGACAAACAAGTTTCGAATTTGCTCAAGGAATCCAAACCAGAACCAACCACAAGTAACAGGCCATCCAGTTCAGGACAAGATACTTCATCTGGTTATTCTTCATGTCATTCCAAACTTCAAACCGACGCCTACCCAGATGTTAAACGCATTCCAGATTTCCCTGCTCTTAACAATTTACAGAATCAAAATGAATCTGACAGAAATGCATTTCATGTGGCTTGTGTCCATGATATATTTGAAGTCCCAGAAAGTGACAAATATCACACAACCAATGAATCAAGCAAGTATATCACAGAAGAATCTACGGTAGAAACTAAGCCTTGCATTGATAAACAAGACATGGCATCAGAAGGAACTGTAGATGGTCAAATGATGGAATATAACTCCATGATCATGGATTCTACAGATGGAACTTGGAAATTGAGAGCAGAGTTTGAGAATATAAAATGCCAACTTCAGCAAATTGACTGTGAAAGCTTGATGCAAATGGAAGGATATGATAGGAAAAATGAGCAGTTGAATTTGTTGAGTGAGATTTATAAGCAGTTGAGTGCAATAGAATGCCACCTGAAAGAATCCAAATCCAAGAGTTCCCCTTATTACAATTCCCATTTGGTTGCTGTTATGGAGGTAAACTTTTTCTGCTATTTCTAA